From one Bradyrhizobium sp. Ash2021 genomic stretch:
- a CDS encoding alkaline phosphatase family protein: MLKTALARRFWLLGVSMAAVALTQSVHAEDANNPVKTASPIKHVIIIVGENRSFDHLFATYVPKSDNETVLNLLSEHIVKADGTPDEKFDRAHQFQITSAPNGASYFISAGSAKKALYSTLPAPDLGGVQNSPAAGILGLPGGDPGLPASDQFLFGTGGTGLPTKLGPDTRITNVNNLPPGPFQLTGPTMPYDAYTADTIHQFFQMYQQMDCAIDKEHVTRGNPTGCLHDLQSFVTTTYSTPPGAAAHDTGQTMAFFNMQKNDVPYLKFLADEYTMSDNYHQPVMGGTGPDSVPLGFADQVFFGDGRGNAATPPSNTFYNPDPLSNTLNQYTARKQWFNCSDSTQPGVKAILDYLGKLPYPVQAKCDPGHYYNAVNVNPAWTPQGTPSPAGAVPPVTMTSIGDLLSAKHIPWKYYGGSYNVSGTGAPLDGIYCNICNPFEYQVNYPAMRADHMRDVTDLFQDLKNGTLPAVSYVKPDGAMDGHPASSKFNLFEEFTKNIIGLAQGNKEQWESTAIFVTVDEGGGYYDSGFIQPVDFFGTGPRIPMIAVSPFSRRGHITHVYGEHSSFVKFVERNWYLGKLSERSRDNLPNPRADDDNPYVPVNMPAIGDLFDMFDFDRDHDHDRGGDQRSR; encoded by the coding sequence ATGCTGAAAACAGCGCTTGCGCGCAGGTTCTGGCTGCTCGGCGTTTCCATGGCGGCCGTTGCGCTTACGCAAAGTGTTCACGCGGAGGACGCGAATAATCCCGTCAAGACCGCGTCGCCGATCAAGCATGTCATCATTATCGTCGGCGAAAATCGCAGCTTTGACCACCTGTTTGCCACCTACGTGCCGAAGTCGGACAATGAAACGGTGTTGAACCTGCTGTCCGAACACATCGTCAAGGCCGACGGCACGCCTGACGAAAAATTCGACAGGGCGCATCAGTTTCAGATCACGTCGGCGCCGAATGGCGCAAGTTATTTCATCAGCGCAGGATCCGCCAAAAAGGCATTGTATTCAACGCTGCCTGCGCCTGACCTCGGCGGCGTACAAAACTCGCCAGCGGCTGGCATTCTCGGCCTGCCGGGCGGCGATCCAGGTCTCCCCGCGAGCGACCAATTCCTGTTCGGAACCGGCGGCACGGGTCTGCCAACCAAGCTAGGCCCGGATACGCGCATTACCAACGTCAACAACCTGCCGCCCGGGCCGTTCCAGTTGACCGGCCCGACCATGCCCTATGACGCCTATACCGCCGACACCATCCACCAGTTCTTCCAGATGTACCAGCAGATGGATTGCGCGATCGACAAGGAGCACGTCACCCGGGGCAATCCGACCGGCTGCCTGCACGATCTGCAATCGTTCGTCACGACCACCTACTCGACCCCGCCCGGTGCCGCAGCACACGATACCGGCCAGACGATGGCGTTTTTCAACATGCAGAAGAACGATGTGCCCTATCTGAAATTCCTCGCCGACGAATACACCATGAGCGACAACTATCATCAGCCGGTGATGGGCGGGACCGGGCCTGACAGCGTACCGCTGGGCTTTGCCGATCAGGTCTTTTTTGGCGACGGCCGGGGCAACGCTGCGACGCCGCCTTCCAACACCTTCTACAATCCCGACCCGCTCTCCAATACGCTCAACCAGTACACGGCGCGGAAGCAGTGGTTCAATTGCTCCGACTCGACGCAGCCAGGGGTGAAGGCAATCCTGGATTACCTCGGCAAGCTACCCTACCCGGTGCAGGCGAAATGCGATCCCGGCCACTATTACAACGCGGTGAACGTCAACCCGGCCTGGACGCCGCAAGGCACGCCGAGTCCGGCCGGTGCCGTTCCGCCGGTCACCATGACAAGCATCGGCGATCTCTTGAGCGCAAAACACATCCCATGGAAGTATTACGGTGGCAGTTACAATGTTTCCGGGACGGGCGCTCCGCTCGACGGAATCTATTGCAACATCTGCAACCCGTTTGAATATCAGGTGAACTATCCGGCGATGCGTGCCGACCATATGCGTGACGTCACCGATCTCTTCCAGGATCTCAAGAACGGCACGTTGCCGGCGGTGTCATACGTCAAGCCGGACGGCGCCATGGACGGCCATCCGGCATCATCGAAGTTCAATCTGTTCGAGGAGTTCACCAAGAACATTATCGGACTTGCCCAAGGCAACAAGGAGCAATGGGAAAGTACGGCGATTTTTGTCACCGTCGATGAGGGAGGCGGATACTATGACTCCGGCTTCATCCAACCGGTCGATTTCTTCGGCACCGGGCCGCGCATTCCGATGATTGCGGTTTCGCCGTTCTCACGGCGCGGTCACATCACCCACGTCTATGGAGAACACTCGTCCTTTGTGAAATTCGTCGAGCGGAATTGGTATCTCGGCAAGCTCAGCGAGCGCAGCCGCGACAACCTGCCCAATCCGCGCGCCGACGATGACAATCCCTATGTTCCCGTCAACATGCCGGCAATCGGAGACCTGTTCGATATGTTCGATTTCGACCGTGATCACGATCATGATCGGGGCGGCGACCAGCGCTCCAGGTAG